One genomic region from Kiritimatiellia bacterium encodes:
- a CDS encoding ABC transporter ATP-binding protein, translating to MVFPPIPAENAKPVPLPAGGLGGQTDIVLSVRDLSIQFGSAERPVRAVDSVSFDIAAGEVVALVGESGCGKSATALAVARLLPEPPARYTGGSIILMGVDVLKADAAKLRAMRGGSVAYVFQEPAAALNPVWSIGFQIDEVLRAHRPEVDRAAERERLFRAVGLDDVKRVSRAYPHELSGGMQQRAMIAMALAGGPRLLIADEPTTALDVTVQKQVLDVLIRLARETNLAMLFITHNLALASKISRRIIVMYAGQIVEEGTAEHVLSSPRHPYTRALLRALPRLRGSLERLEGIPGVVPAADAYPGGCRFHPRCPFARKLCSERVPDMEEGVRCHFWREIPK from the coding sequence ATGGTCTTTCCTCCGATCCCCGCTGAGAACGCGAAACCCGTTCCCCTTCCGGCTGGCGGCCTTGGCGGACAGACCGACATCGTTCTATCGGTCCGCGATCTCTCTATTCAATTCGGGTCCGCGGAAAGGCCCGTCCGGGCGGTGGATTCCGTGTCGTTTGACATTGCGGCCGGAGAAGTAGTCGCGTTGGTCGGCGAAAGCGGCTGCGGGAAAAGTGCCACGGCGCTGGCCGTAGCTCGCCTGCTGCCCGAGCCACCGGCGCGCTACACGGGCGGATCCATCATTCTCATGGGGGTGGATGTCTTGAAAGCGGATGCCGCCAAGCTGCGCGCCATGCGGGGGGGCTCCGTTGCCTACGTCTTTCAAGAGCCGGCCGCAGCACTGAACCCGGTGTGGTCCATCGGTTTTCAGATCGATGAGGTATTGCGGGCCCATCGTCCTGAAGTCGACCGGGCGGCCGAACGGGAGCGCCTATTCAGAGCCGTCGGACTGGATGACGTGAAACGCGTATCGCGGGCGTATCCCCACGAACTCAGCGGTGGGATGCAGCAGCGCGCTATGATCGCGATGGCGCTCGCCGGAGGGCCCAGACTGCTTATCGCGGATGAACCTACGACCGCGCTCGACGTCACCGTTCAGAAGCAGGTCCTCGACGTTCTGATTCGACTCGCCCGGGAAACCAATCTAGCAATGCTGTTTATCACCCACAATCTGGCGCTGGCTTCGAAAATCTCGAGGAGGATCATCGTGATGTATGCCGGTCAGATCGTGGAGGAGGGGACCGCCGAACACGTCCTCAGTTCGCCGCGCCATCCTTATACGCGCGCACTGCTGCGGGCTTTGCCCAGATTGCGAGGATCTCTTGAGCGCCTGGAAGGTATACCCGGCGTCGTTCCCGCCGCTGATGCCTACCCTGGCGGCTGCCGTTTTCATCCCCGTTGCCCCTTTGCGAGAAAACTCTGTTCAGAACGGGTTCCCGATATGGAGGAGGGTGTGCGGTGTCACTTTTGGCGGGAGATACCGAAATGA
- the cyoE gene encoding heme o synthase, translating into MAMLAALWELSKPRIVGMVLVTTASGFFLGADGRLTGEGTLALLSALFGTGLAAAGAAALNNFLERDADARMERTRKRALPAGHIEPAHALAYGILLVLGGVAWLAGLVNLLSAFLVLLTAFLYVLVYTPLKRVTWLNTSIGAIPGALPPMVGWAAATDGLHAGAWILFVILYLWQHPHFYAISWMYREDYRAAGFKMLANLDPSGCRLFRHAIFFSLVLIPASIALSAIGLTGSVYLAGSVFLGAALLAAGLHLAQHKRHADARRVLLASVAYLPLLFGLMVLDVAFLR; encoded by the coding sequence ATGGCGATGCTGGCTGCGCTCTGGGAACTGTCCAAGCCGAGAATCGTCGGGATGGTCCTTGTCACGACGGCTTCCGGTTTTTTCCTTGGCGCGGACGGGCGCCTTACTGGGGAGGGGACGCTCGCGCTGCTGTCCGCTTTGTTCGGCACGGGGCTTGCTGCCGCCGGCGCTGCGGCGCTGAACAACTTTCTCGAGCGCGACGCAGACGCGCGGATGGAGCGGACGCGAAAAAGGGCGCTGCCCGCCGGCCATATCGAGCCCGCCCATGCCCTCGCTTACGGTATCCTGCTGGTCCTCGGTGGAGTGGCTTGGCTCGCTGGACTCGTCAATCTCCTGTCCGCCTTCCTCGTTCTGCTTACCGCCTTTCTGTATGTCCTTGTGTACACGCCGCTCAAAAGAGTGACATGGCTCAACACGTCCATCGGCGCGATTCCGGGGGCGCTTCCCCCGATGGTCGGTTGGGCCGCAGCGACCGACGGCCTTCATGCAGGCGCCTGGATTCTGTTCGTAATTCTATACCTCTGGCAGCACCCGCACTTCTACGCCATTTCTTGGATGTATCGGGAAGATTACCGCGCCGCGGGCTTCAAAATGCTCGCCAACCTCGATCCCTCCGGCTGCCGGCTATTCCGTCATGCGATCTTTTTCTCCCTGGTTCTGATTCCTGCGTCAATCGCCCTTTCCGCGATCGGCCTCACGGGCAGCGTCTATTTGGCGGGCTCTGTATTTCTTGGAGCCGCCCTGCTGGCGGCCGGGCTTCACCTCGCCCAGCACAAACGACATGCCGACGCGCGCCGCGTCCTCCTCGCCTCGGTCGCTTATCTGCCGCTTCTGTTTGGTCTCATGGTCCTCGACGTCGCCTTCCTCCGGTGA
- a CDS encoding cytochrome C oxidase subunit IV family protein — MSGEHVMPIRVYLAVIATLMVLTVVTVWVAFLDFGFLNDVIAVGIAVFKAFLVAVYFMHLRFAAPITRLCAGAGVIFFVIMIALTLSDYRSRAWLPFPEGWETTVETTVHH, encoded by the coding sequence ATGAGCGGCGAACATGTCATGCCCATACGAGTGTATCTCGCGGTCATTGCCACTCTGATGGTTCTGACCGTCGTCACTGTCTGGGTTGCATTTCTCGATTTCGGGTTTTTGAATGATGTCATCGCGGTCGGTATTGCGGTCTTCAAAGCCTTTTTGGTCGCGGTGTACTTCATGCATCTCCGTTTCGCCGCGCCCATCACGCGCCTGTGCGCCGGCGCGGGCGTGATCTTTTTCGTCATTATGATCGCCCTGACCCTGAGCGATTACCGGTCTCGCGCCTGGCTCCCGTTTCCGGAGGGCTGGGAGACAACTGTTGAGACCACCGTCCACCACTGA
- a CDS encoding ABC transporter substrate-binding protein, translating into MRPLYPLTLILAALLVTGCGRALLEDRAERDRTLYLASARIRGFDPAKVSDVASAKAIALVYETLVQIAYLERPYRVEPLLADGMPETSPDGLRYTFKLRKGIHFSDDPCFPGGRGREMTADDVVYSIKRLADRKVASSGWWAFEGRIRGLDEFRAASGGPGPTDYNRPVEGLRAIDRYTVEFTLTKPFPQFLWVLALHYASIVPREAVEYYGDRFAARPVGSGPYRLIEWRRNYRKIFERNPKWAETGRVDRYPSRGEPGDEQAGLLADAGKPLPLIDRIVMYVIADSTTQWMMFLRGELDESDISRDNWSVVIGPDGNLLPELAARGIRLTVSPQLRINYIGFNMNDPVVGPNRALRLALTCAFNSEEWIRLHNGRVRRARGPIPSTLAGYEPDYDPYPFNLERARAYLVEAGYPGGRDPATGRRVELTLELGRADDPELRQAAELIAAFFDRIGVALRLSFNNGPAFFEKLERGQAQMFYVGWLGDYPDAENFLQCLYGPNSDGGPNRAHYRSSEFDRLFEQVRVMEDSPERTALYSRLARIAMDDAPWIFVAEPLSYTLHQSRLRNRKPHLFPYGVEKYYGLSSDPR; encoded by the coding sequence GTGCGGCCGCTGTATCCCCTGACGCTGATTCTTGCGGCGTTGCTGGTCACGGGGTGTGGAAGGGCGCTGTTGGAGGACCGTGCCGAACGCGACCGGACCCTTTATCTTGCCTCCGCCCGAATTCGCGGGTTTGACCCGGCGAAGGTTTCCGATGTGGCGTCGGCCAAAGCGATCGCCCTGGTATATGAAACGCTCGTGCAGATCGCGTATCTAGAACGCCCATATCGCGTCGAACCTTTGTTGGCAGATGGGATGCCAGAAACCTCTCCGGACGGCTTGCGCTACACCTTCAAGCTGCGAAAAGGCATCCACTTTTCGGACGATCCATGTTTCCCCGGCGGACGGGGGCGCGAAATGACGGCGGATGATGTGGTCTATTCGATCAAGCGCCTGGCGGACCGCAAAGTAGCGTCCTCCGGATGGTGGGCGTTCGAGGGGCGGATTCGTGGACTGGACGAGTTCCGCGCGGCGAGCGGCGGGCCCGGCCCGACCGATTACAACCGTCCTGTCGAGGGGCTTCGCGCAATCGACCGCTATACGGTTGAATTCACGCTCACGAAACCGTTTCCTCAGTTTCTATGGGTGCTGGCGCTCCACTACGCGTCGATCGTGCCTCGCGAGGCGGTTGAATATTATGGAGATCGCTTTGCCGCGCGGCCGGTCGGGTCGGGGCCGTATCGGCTCATCGAATGGCGCAGGAACTATCGAAAAATTTTTGAGCGAAACCCCAAATGGGCTGAAACCGGGCGCGTCGACCGCTATCCGTCGAGAGGGGAGCCCGGGGATGAGCAGGCGGGACTTCTCGCCGATGCCGGAAAACCGTTGCCCCTCATCGACCGGATTGTGATGTATGTCATCGCCGATTCGACCACGCAATGGATGATGTTTTTGCGCGGCGAATTGGATGAGTCTGACATTTCCCGCGACAACTGGAGCGTGGTGATCGGCCCGGACGGCAACCTGCTGCCGGAACTGGCCGCGCGCGGCATCCGACTAACCGTCTCGCCCCAACTTCGGATCAACTACATCGGATTCAACATGAACGATCCGGTCGTGGGCCCGAACCGCGCATTGCGACTGGCTCTTACCTGCGCGTTCAACTCCGAGGAATGGATACGCCTGCACAACGGGCGAGTGCGTCGGGCGCGCGGACCGATTCCGAGCACCTTGGCGGGCTATGAGCCCGATTACGACCCGTACCCCTTCAATTTGGAGCGGGCGCGGGCCTACCTCGTCGAGGCGGGTTACCCAGGGGGACGCGACCCTGCAACGGGCCGCCGGGTGGAGCTCACCCTTGAACTGGGGCGCGCCGATGATCCTGAGTTGCGCCAAGCGGCCGAACTGATCGCGGCCTTCTTTGATCGGATCGGCGTGGCTCTCCGTCTTAGTTTCAACAATGGGCCGGCCTTTTTTGAGAAGCTCGAGCGGGGCCAGGCCCAGATGTTTTATGTCGGATGGCTTGGCGATTACCCGGACGCCGAGAACTTTCTTCAGTGCCTGTATGGACCCAATTCGGACGGGGGCCCAAACCGGGCACACTACCGGAGCTCCGAATTCGACCGCCTGTTTGAACAGGTCCGTGTCATGGAAGACTCGCCGGAACGGACGGCGCTTTACAGCCGGCTTGCGCGAATCGCGATGGACGACGCCCCATGGATTTTCGTGGCCGAACCGTTGAGTTACACGCTGCATCAGAGCCGGCTTCGAAACCGGAAGCCGCACCTCTTCCCATATGGGGTGGAGAAATATTATGGTCTTTCCTCCGATCCCCGCTGA
- a CDS encoding cytochrome c oxidase subunit 3 family protein, which produces MSSHAHASAHVAHHFESAVQQRESATLGMWIFLVTEVMFFGGLFAAYAIYRSIYPEAWVVGSHLLSIGLGGFNTAVLLASSLTMALAVHAAQTDKPRASALWIVLTLVLGLVFLGVKVVEYSGKYEHHLVPGPNFHLDPAAELAKLEASGTKVGDHLRHAFETANPAHVQLFYSLYFSMTGMHALHMVIGAGLMIWLLVTTLQGRYSSAYYNPVEVTGLYWHFVDIVWIFLFPLLYLVGRH; this is translated from the coding sequence GTGTCTAGCCACGCCCACGCCAGCGCGCATGTCGCGCATCACTTCGAAAGCGCTGTGCAACAGCGCGAATCCGCGACGCTCGGCATGTGGATCTTTCTCGTCACCGAGGTCATGTTTTTCGGCGGCCTTTTTGCCGCCTATGCAATCTATCGGTCGATTTATCCAGAGGCGTGGGTGGTCGGCAGCCATCTTCTGAGCATCGGACTTGGAGGGTTCAATACCGCGGTGCTGCTTGCCTCATCTCTCACGATGGCGCTGGCCGTACATGCGGCGCAGACCGACAAACCGAGGGCTTCGGCGCTCTGGATCGTATTGACCCTCGTCCTGGGGTTGGTCTTCCTCGGCGTCAAGGTGGTGGAATACTCCGGGAAATATGAGCACCACCTCGTGCCCGGCCCGAATTTCCATCTCGATCCGGCTGCCGAGCTGGCCAAACTGGAAGCGTCCGGCACGAAGGTGGGTGACCATCTGCGGCACGCATTTGAAACGGCCAATCCGGCCCACGTCCAATTATTCTATTCACTCTATTTTTCAATGACCGGCATGCACGCGCTTCACATGGTGATTGGCGCCGGTCTGATGATCTGGCTTCTTGTCACAACCTTGCAGGGTCGATATAGCTCGGCCTATTACAACCCGGTTGAAGTCACCGGCCTGTATTGGCATTTCGTCGACATTGTCTGGATTTTCCTGTTCCCGTTGCTGTACCTGGTGGGGAGGCACTGA